One genomic region from Cyclopterus lumpus isolate fCycLum1 chromosome 20, fCycLum1.pri, whole genome shotgun sequence encodes:
- the LOC117749375 gene encoding glycine--tRNA ligase-like, producing the protein MLRSAASALLRTSTEISAFRPVFTVRFVRQLLRYEPQNRPFSTSVCLCKKKKQSLWLQLPEGRTMSGNIEEILAPLRLAVKEQGELVRQMKQDGAPDVDVSKAVAELKARKRTLEAKELSLEPKDDIVDRTKMEDTLKRRFFYDQAFAIYGGVSGLYDFGPVGCALKNNILQAWRHHFIQEEQILEIDCTMLTPESVLKTSGHVDKFADYMVKDVKNGECFRADHLLKAHLQKLMSDKKCAAEKKAEMEDVTTQMDNYTQQQLTDLFVKYNVKSPTSGNDLTPPVSFNLMFQTSIGPGGHTPGYLRPETAQGIFLNFKRLLEFNQGKLPFAAAQIGNSFRNEISPRSGLIRVREFTMAEIEHFVDPIEKVHPKFSNVADLDITLYSSKAQTSGQSAHIMRLGDAVEQGVINNSVLGYFIGRIYLYLTKVGISKDKLRFRQHMDNEMAHYACDCWDAEAKTSYGWIEIVGCADRSCFDLQCHSRATKVPLVAEKPLKEPKVVHVVQFEPNKGAIGKAYKKDAKIAMEYLSVCDESFITEQEKLLNETGEFTIESEGKSFKLTKDMVGVKRFQKTLHVEEVVPNVIEPSFGIGRIMYTIFEHTFQVREGDEQRTYFGFPATVAPYKCSVLPLSQNQEFVPFVKELSEAMTKNGVSYKVDDSAGSIGRRYARTDEIGVAFGITIDFDTVNKTPHTATLRDRDSMRQIRAEVSELPVIIRDLANATLTWAEVESKYPIFEGQETSKKVEE; encoded by the exons ATGCTTCGTAGCGCAGCATCAGCACTGCTGAGGACCAGCACTGAGATTTCCGCCTTCCGTCCGGTGTTTACGGTCCGGTTCGTTCGGCAGTTGCTCCGCTACGAGCCCCAAAACAGGCCGTTTTCAACGTCGGTCTGCttgtgtaaaaagaagaagcaaagccTGTGGCTGCAGCTGCCGGAAGGACGAACCATGAGCGGCAACATTGAAGAGATTCTCGCCCCTTTGAGGCTCGCCGTCAAAGAACAG GGGGAACTGGTGCGCCAAATGAAACAGGATGGAGCTCCTGATGTGGATGTCTCTAAAGCTGTGGCTGAACTGAAAGCCAGGAAGAGAACCCTGGAGGCCAAG GAGCTGTCATTAGAACCCAAAGATGACATTGTGGACAGAACAAAAATGGAGGATACCCTCAAGAGACGATTCTTTTACGACCAGGCCTTTGCCATCTATGGAG GTGTGAGCGGCCTGTATGACTTCGGCCCTGTGGGCTGTGCCCTGAAGAACAACATCCTGCAGGCCTGGAGGCATCACTTCATCCAGGAGGAGCAGATTCTGGAAATAGACTGCACCATGCTGACCCCAGAGTCTGTCCTCAA GACATCAGGACATGTGGATAAATTTGCTGACTACATGGTGAAAGATGTCAAGAATGGCGAATGCTTCAGGGCTGACCACCTCCTCAAAG CCCACCTCCAGAAGCTGATGTCTGATAAGAAGTGTGCGGCAGAGAAGAAGGCTGAGATGGAGGATGTCACCACTCAG atgGACAACTACACTCAGCAACAGCTGACAGACCTCTTTGTGAAATACAACGTCAAGTCTCCCACCTCAGGAAACGACCTCACGCCTCCCGTCTCCTTCAACCTGATGTTTCAGACGTCCATCGGACCAGGGGGGCACACGCCCGg CTATCTGAGGCCTGAAACCGCTCAGGGAATCTTCCTCAACTTCAAACGTCTGTTAGAGTTCAACCAGGGAAAGCTTCCCTTTGCCGCTGCTCAAATAGGAAACTCCTTCAGAAACGAGATCTCTCCTCGCTCCGGACTCATTCGTGTGAG AGAGTTCACCATGGCTGAAATTGAGCACTTTGTGGATCCAATTGAGAAGGTCCACCCTAAATTCTCCAATGTAGCAGACCTGGACATCACATTATACTCCTCCAAGGCTCAGACTAGTGGCCAGTCTGCACACATCATGAGGCTGGGTGACGCTGTGGAGCAG GGAGTGATCAATAACTCCGTCCTGGGATATTTCATCGGGAGGATCTACCTCTACCTTACTAAAGTTGGTATCTCCAAAGACAAGCTGCGTTTCCGACAGCACATGGACAACGAAATGGCTCACTACGCCTGTGACTGCTGGGACGCGGAAGCCAAAACCTCATAT GGCTGGATTGAAATCGTGGGCTGTGCTGACCGGTCTTGCTTTGATCTGCAATGCCATTCGCGAGCCACAAAGGTCCCTTTAGTCGCTGAAAAGCCCCTAAAAGAACCC AAAGTTGTACATGTCGTCCAGTTCGAGCCGAACAAAGGAGCCATTGGAAAGGCGTATAAGAAGGATGCTAAGATAGCCATGGagtacctgtctgtgtgtgacgaGTCCTTCATCACAGAACAGGAGAAGCTGCTCAATGAGACTGG AGAGTTCACCATCGAGTCAGAAGGGAAGTCCTTCAAACTCACAAAGGACATGGTCGGTGTGAAGCGATTCCAGAAGACTCTGCATG TGGAGGAAGTTGTTCCCAATGTAATTGAGCCCTCCTTTGGCATCGGTAGGATCATGTACACCATCTTTGAGCACACGTTCCAAGTCAGAGAAGGTGATGAACAAAGAACG TACTTTGGCTTCCCAGCTACTGTAGCGCCATACAAATGTTCTGTCCTGCCTCTGAGCCAAAACCAGGAGTTTGTGCCCTTCGTTAAGGAGTTAT CTGAGGCGATGACCAAAAACGGGGTGTCTTACAAGGTGGACGACTCTGCGGGATCCATCGGGCGGCGTTACGCCAGGACGGATGAGATCGGCGTGGCGTTTGGCATCACCATCGACTTCGACACAGTGAACAAGACGCCTCACACAGCCACGCTGAGAGACCGCGACTCCATGAGGCAGATCAGGGCCGAG gtCAGTGAGTTGCCTGTGATTATTCGGGATTTGGCCAACGCCACATTGACCTGGGCAGAAGTGGAGAGCAAGTACCCCATCTTTGAAGGGCAGGAGACCAGCAAGAAGGTTGAAGAGTAA